The Lytechinus pictus isolate F3 Inbred chromosome 17, Lp3.0, whole genome shotgun sequence genome contains a region encoding:
- the LOC129279781 gene encoding solute carrier family 66 member 3-like, with protein MHCGITKMSATMGESLSANDEVILNILNFLRIAPNLFVKIPQMRNIVKTGSVRGLSLKGFLMETVVYMVGLLYYFNNNFPFLVYAEYIALEIQALLMVLVFLHYSNDLDVRILPVALQASRRPVGSFFLMTAIIGSGSLPTSIIAFFFSMNLPLNASSKLLALNTIYSTKNSGSASFLMWSISGLTSAGRIATNLMTKPDYLVLTNFTVAASLSFSVCCAIIIYRPSEKKFE; from the exons ATGCATTGTGGGATAACTAAGATGTCAGCCACCATGGGTGAAAGTCTGTCTGCTAACGATGAGGTTATTTTAAACATCCTCAATTTTCTGCGCATTGCACCAAATTTGTTTGTCAAAATACCACAGATGCGGAACATTGTCAAAACAGGAAGCGTCAGAGGACTCAGTCTAAAAGGTTTCTTGATGGAAACTGTTGT ATACATGGTTGGCTTGCTGTATTACTTCAACAATAATTTTCCCTTCCTGGTTTATGCAGAATACATTGCTCTTGAAATACAAG CTCTACTGATGGTTCTCGTATTTCTTCATTACTCAAATGATTTGGATGTCAGGATATTACCGGTTGCA ttgcaagccagtcgcagaccagtcgggtc ATTTTTTCTCATGACAGCCATTATAGGATCAGGGTCTCTTCCAACTTCCATTATTGCTTTCTTCTTT tccATGAATCTACCTCTGAATGCAAGCAGTAAACTACTCGCATTGAACACCATCTATAGTACAAAGAACTCAGGATCGGCTAGTTTTCTCATGTGGTCTATATCTGGTTTGACGTCAGCTG GTCGCATAGCAACAAATCTCATGACAAAACCAGATTACCTGG TGTTAACTAATTTCACAGTAGCAGCGAGTCTCAGCTTCTCTGTATGTTGTGCAATCATCATCTACCGTCCTAGCGAGAAGAAGTTTGAATAG